In the Candidatus Nitrosotalea sinensis genome, one interval contains:
- a CDS encoding peroxiredoxin, translating to MNPGDNTPDFELEANTGEKIRLYSYIGKKEIILFFYVKDNTPGCTTEVKGVKENYQKILDRYEVFGINHDSIKSHVDFCSKHDLPFRILSDPGKKVASMYDARGALGAYTKRITYLIGVDGKIKEIVHGMSASNHIEFIQRLGQSKI from the coding sequence ATGAATCCAGGAGACAATACGCCGGATTTTGAGTTAGAAGCAAATACGGGAGAGAAAATTAGACTTTATTCATACATAGGAAAAAAAGAGATTATTTTATTTTTTTACGTAAAAGACAACACTCCGGGTTGTACTACAGAAGTAAAAGGCGTAAAGGAAAATTATCAGAAAATATTAGACAGATATGAGGTATTTGGAATAAATCATGATTCCATAAAGTCTCATGTCGATTTTTGCAGCAAGCATGATCTACCATTTAGAATACTATCAGACCCTGGCAAGAAAGTGGCTTCCATGTATGATGCAAGGGGTGCTCTTGGTGCATATACAAAAAGAATAACATACCTAATAGGGGTTGATGGCAAGATAAAAGAGATAGTTCATGGTATGAGTGCGTCAAATCACATAGAATTCATCCAAAGACTGGGCCAATCAAAAATTTAA